One window of Bacteroides sp. AN502(2024) genomic DNA carries:
- a CDS encoding peptidylprolyl isomerase: protein MKKILLIILIISFCGLTACKTGTKKGGDMDKETLVKIETTLGEIKVKLYNETSKHRDNFIKLVKDGVYEGTLFHRVIKDFMIQAGDPDSKNAPKGKMLGTGDVGYTIPAEFVYPTYFHKKGALSAARQGDSVNPKKESSGCQFYIVTGKVFNDSTLLGMENQMNENKVNVIFNTLAQKHMKEIYKMRKENDENGLYDLQEKLFAQAQEMAAKQPEFHFTPEQIEAYTTVGGTPHLDGEYTVFGEVVEGMDVVDKIQRVKTDRSDRPEEDVKITKVTILD from the coding sequence ATGAAAAAGATTTTATTGATCATATTAATCATATCGTTTTGCGGACTAACCGCCTGCAAAACCGGAACAAAAAAAGGAGGAGACATGGATAAAGAAACATTGGTAAAGATTGAAACCACTTTAGGAGAAATCAAGGTAAAGCTCTATAATGAGACATCGAAGCATCGCGATAATTTCATTAAACTGGTGAAAGACGGGGTTTATGAAGGTACGTTGTTTCATCGTGTTATCAAAGATTTTATGATTCAGGCGGGTGACCCGGACTCAAAGAATGCGCCGAAAGGAAAAATGTTGGGTACCGGAGATGTGGGTTATACTATTCCCGCAGAATTTGTATATCCTACATATTTCCATAAAAAAGGCGCCTTGTCGGCTGCCCGTCAGGGAGACAGTGTGAATCCGAAGAAAGAATCTTCCGGTTGCCAGTTTTATATCGTAACGGGTAAGGTGTTCAATGATTCTACCTTGCTGGGGATGGAAAACCAGATGAATGAAAATAAGGTGAATGTTATTTTCAACACGCTGGCGCAGAAACACATGAAAGAAATCTATAAGATGCGGAAAGAAAATGACGAAAACGGTCTTTATGATTTGCAGGAAAAACTGTTTGCACAGGCACAGGAGATGGCTGCCAAACAACCGGAATTCCATTTCACTCCGGAACAGATTGAAGCCTATACAACAGTAGGAGGCACTCCGCATTTGGACGGTGAATATACCGTATTCGGCGAAGTGGTGGAAGGTATGGATGTTGTAGACAAAATCCAACGGGTGAAGACAGACCGTAGCGATCGTCCCGAAGAGGATGTAAAAATTACCAAGGTGACCATACTTGACTGA
- a CDS encoding RNA polymerase sigma factor — MEQIFRDFKAGRIDTFYQKMYPQLLLYAGRHLGKDYAFLAEDCVQDAIYQTYLHKDSLASTFAFKSFLYSCIYNATISLLRHQTAKENYLSAHAKEEEEENFLNSLIEQETLDMLWNAIEQLPSKYRELFELSFEQGLKNAEIANRLNISESAVKKRKAQFIALLRQHLSQQTNDEIKLILIVLFRLLNS; from the coding sequence ATGGAGCAGATATTTAGAGATTTCAAGGCAGGCAGAATCGATACGTTTTACCAAAAAATGTATCCTCAACTCTTACTATATGCCGGAAGGCATTTGGGAAAAGATTACGCATTTCTGGCAGAAGACTGCGTACAAGACGCAATTTACCAGACATACCTTCATAAAGATTCGCTAGCCTCTACATTTGCCTTCAAATCTTTCCTATATTCCTGCATTTATAACGCAACTATATCCCTCCTACGCCACCAAACGGCAAAAGAGAACTACCTGTCTGCCCATGCAAAAGAAGAGGAGGAGGAGAACTTCCTCAACAGCCTAATCGAACAAGAAACATTGGACATGCTCTGGAATGCCATAGAACAACTTCCCTCCAAATATCGAGAGCTGTTTGAACTAAGTTTCGAGCAAGGCCTGAAGAATGCTGAAATAGCCAACCGACTCAACATTTCCGAAAGTGCCGTTAAGAAAAGAAAGGCGCAGTTCATTGCATTACTACGCCAACATCTTTCTCAGCAAACAAACGATGAGATAAAACTCATTCTCATCGTACTTTTCAGGTTATTGAACTCATAA
- a CDS encoding BamA/TamA family outer membrane protein, translating into MKSIYSHIVTISLIGIILFAGCSVTKHLPEGEMLYTGSKTVVVNKSTTPVGVTAMTEIDAALDKTPSTKMLGGFLPIPFKMWMYNGFVKYEKGLGKWIFNRFAANPPVFISTVNPDVRIKVTTNLLRDYGYFNGKVTYQTEVDKKDSLKAGIVYTVDMKNPYFIDTVYYQRFTPLTLRIMERGRRMSYISPGEQFNVVDLDEERTRISTLLRNRGYFYFRPDYMTYQADTTLIPGGHISLRLIPVPGLPAAAQRPYYVGDASVYLFGKNGEAPNDSLFYKNLKIHYYNKLQVRPNMLYRWLNYQKFVRNAQMRASNRTRLYSQYRQEQVQEKLGQLGIFSYTDIQYAPRDTTAVCDTLDITMQAAFAKPLDAELELNVVTKSNDQTGPGASFGVTRNNVFGGGESWNVKLKGSYEWQTGGGNKSSLMNSWEMGLSTSLTFPRVVFPRLGKMEFDYPATTTFRLYADQLNRAKYYKLLSFGGNATYDFQPTRTSRHSITPFKLTFNVLQHRTKEFQEIAAANPALYISLDNQFIPAMEYTYTYDNASARRVKNPIWWQSTITSAGNLTSTSYRAFGRPYDEEGKKLLGAPFSQFMKFNTEFRYLWNMDKNNKIASRVALGALFSYGNSTIAPYNEQFYVGGANSIRAFTVRSIGPGGYHPEKSRYSYLDQTGTFRFEANVEYRFRIFKSIWGATFLDAGNVWLMRKDEARPKSQLRLKTFPKQIALGTGLGVRYDMDILVFRLDFGVPLHMPYDTERSGYYNVTGAFFKNLGIHFAIGYPF; encoded by the coding sequence ATGAAAAGTATATATAGTCATATAGTGACAATAAGTCTGATTGGTATCATCCTGTTTGCTGGTTGTTCGGTGACAAAGCATCTGCCTGAAGGGGAGATGCTCTATACCGGTAGCAAAACCGTTGTAGTAAATAAATCGACCACGCCGGTAGGTGTGACAGCTATGACTGAGATTGACGCAGCTCTTGACAAAACTCCCAGTACAAAGATGCTCGGAGGTTTTCTGCCTATTCCTTTTAAGATGTGGATGTACAATGGTTTTGTGAAATATGAAAAAGGCCTCGGCAAGTGGATATTCAACCGCTTTGCTGCCAATCCGCCTGTTTTTATCTCTACCGTCAATCCGGATGTTCGCATCAAGGTAACAACCAATCTGTTGCGTGATTATGGCTATTTTAACGGAAAGGTGACTTACCAAACAGAGGTCGACAAGAAAGACAGCCTGAAGGCAGGTATTGTCTATACGGTAGATATGAAGAATCCCTACTTCATTGATACGGTTTATTATCAGCGTTTCACTCCTCTAACTTTACGGATTATGGAGCGTGGGCGCCGGATGTCTTACATCAGCCCCGGTGAACAGTTCAACGTGGTGGATCTGGACGAAGAGCGTACCCGCATCAGCACGCTACTACGTAACCGCGGATATTTTTATTTCCGTCCCGACTATATGACATACCAGGCAGATACCACCCTAATCCCCGGCGGTCATATCAGCCTGCGTTTGATTCCTGTTCCGGGATTGCCCGCTGCTGCGCAACGTCCCTATTATGTAGGTGACGCATCTGTCTATCTGTTCGGAAAGAACGGTGAAGCCCCGAATGACAGTTTGTTCTACAAGAATCTTAAGATTCACTATTACAATAAATTACAAGTCCGCCCCAATATGCTGTATCGTTGGCTGAATTATCAGAAGTTTGTCCGTAATGCTCAGATGCGTGCTTCCAACCGTACCCGCCTTTACAGCCAATACCGCCAGGAGCAGGTGCAGGAAAAACTTGGTCAATTGGGAATATTCAGCTATACGGACATACAGTACGCTCCCAGGGATACGACAGCCGTTTGCGATACATTGGACATCACGATGCAGGCTGCCTTCGCCAAACCGCTGGATGCCGAACTGGAATTGAATGTAGTTACCAAAAGTAATGACCAGACGGGGCCCGGCGCCTCATTTGGGGTCACTCGTAACAATGTATTCGGTGGTGGAGAAAGCTGGAACGTAAAACTGAAAGGGTCTTATGAATGGCAAACCGGCGGTGGAAATAAAAGCTCGTTAATGAATAGTTGGGAAATGGGACTTTCCACATCTCTCACTTTTCCGAGAGTCGTATTCCCCCGTCTGGGTAAGATGGAATTTGACTATCCGGCTACCACTACATTCCGTCTATACGCCGACCAGTTGAACCGTGCCAAGTATTACAAGCTATTGTCATTCGGTGGAAATGCAACCTATGATTTTCAGCCGACCCGCACCAGCCGCCATAGCATTACGCCTTTCAAACTGACGTTTAACGTCTTACAGCATCGAACGAAAGAATTTCAGGAAATAGCGGCTGCCAATCCTGCGTTATATATCAGCTTGGACAATCAATTTATCCCGGCTATGGAATACACATATACCTACGATAACGCTTCGGCACGCCGGGTAAAGAACCCTATTTGGTGGCAATCCACCATTACTTCTGCCGGAAACTTGACATCCACCAGCTACCGTGCTTTCGGCCGACCGTATGATGAAGAAGGGAAAAAACTCCTGGGGGCGCCGTTCTCCCAATTTATGAAGTTCAACACCGAATTCCGCTATTTATGGAATATGGATAAGAACAATAAGATCGCTTCCCGCGTAGCACTGGGGGCTCTCTTCTCTTATGGTAATTCTACCATAGCTCCATATAACGAGCAATTCTACGTAGGTGGTGCCAACAGTATCCGTGCCTTTACCGTACGCAGCATCGGACCGGGTGGCTACCATCCTGAAAAAAGCCGTTATTCCTATCTTGATCAGACAGGAACTTTCCGTTTCGAAGCGAATGTGGAATATCGTTTCCGCATCTTCAAGAGCATTTGGGGAGCCACCTTTTTGGATGCAGGAAACGTTTGGCTGATGCGTAAGGATGAGGCTCGCCCCAAGTCACAGCTTCGTTTGAAAACTTTCCCGAAACAGATTGCTTTGGGCACAGGGCTAGGTGTCCGTTACGACATGGATATTCTTGTGTTCCGTCTCGATTTCGGTGTTCCTTTGCATATGCCTTATGACACAGAAAGAAGTGGGTATTACAATGTCACCGGAGCCTTCTTTAAGAATCTGGGGATACACTTTGCTATCGGTTATCCGTTCTGA
- a CDS encoding MATE family efflux transporter — MKRRFDKYKDHYKALIYLGLPIVIGQIGVIILGFADTLMIGHHSTVELGAASFVNNVFNLVIIFSTGFSYGLTPIVGGLYGTRQYAPAGQALRNSLLANLMVALLLTVCMTVFYLNIEHLGQPEELIPLIKPYYLVLLASLLFVMLFNGFKQFTDGITDTKTAMWIMLGGNVLNIIGNYILIYGKLGLPELGLLGAGISTLFSRIVMVIIFIAIFMHSPRFIRYKIGFFRLGWSRNIFSRLNKLGWPVAFQMGMETASFSLSAIMIGWLGTIALASHQVMLAISQFTFMMYFGMGAAVAVRVSNFKGQNDIVNVRRSAYAGFHLMMILGVVLSLIVFLCRDYLGSWFTDSQEVATMVTSLLFPFFLYQFGDGLQITFANALRGTSDVKLVMFIAFIAYFIISLPVGYFCGFVMEWGIVGVWMAFPFGLTSAGLMLWWRFHYMTRLPEPPLAT; from the coding sequence ATGAAGAGACGATTTGATAAATACAAGGATCATTACAAAGCACTGATTTATCTTGGATTACCTATTGTAATCGGGCAAATAGGGGTGATCATACTCGGATTTGCAGATACGTTGATGATTGGACATCATAGTACGGTTGAACTGGGAGCCGCTTCTTTCGTAAACAATGTGTTCAATCTGGTCATTATTTTCAGTACGGGGTTTTCGTATGGATTGACTCCCATTGTGGGCGGTCTGTATGGAACCCGTCAGTATGCTCCTGCCGGCCAGGCGTTGCGCAACAGTTTGCTGGCAAATCTGATGGTTGCTTTGCTGCTGACTGTATGTATGACTGTTTTTTACCTGAACATAGAGCATCTCGGCCAACCGGAAGAACTGATTCCCCTGATTAAACCTTATTACCTTGTTCTACTTGCCTCATTGCTGTTTGTCATGCTTTTCAATGGATTCAAACAGTTTACCGACGGAATCACAGATACAAAAACTGCGATGTGGATAATGCTGGGTGGTAACGTCCTGAATATCATAGGAAACTATATCCTGATTTATGGAAAACTTGGATTGCCCGAATTAGGTTTGTTGGGAGCAGGTATCAGCACCCTGTTCTCGCGCATCGTGATGGTGATTATATTTATTGCCATCTTTATGCATAGTCCGCGCTTTATCCGCTATAAGATCGGATTCTTCCGTTTGGGATGGTCCCGGAACATATTTAGCCGTTTGAATAAGCTCGGATGGCCGGTTGCTTTCCAGATGGGGATGGAGACAGCCTCTTTTAGTTTGAGTGCGATAATGATTGGGTGGCTGGGTACTATTGCTTTGGCTTCTCATCAAGTCATGTTGGCTATTTCGCAGTTTACATTCATGATGTATTTCGGTATGGGGGCTGCCGTAGCAGTCCGTGTCAGCAATTTCAAGGGGCAGAACGACATCGTCAACGTACGCCGTTCCGCTTATGCCGGTTTTCATTTGATGATGATATTGGGTGTTGTACTTTCTTTGATCGTCTTCCTTTGCCGTGATTACTTGGGAAGCTGGTTTACCGATAGTCAGGAGGTTGCTACTATGGTGACATCTCTACTCTTTCCTTTCTTTCTCTATCAGTTTGGTGACGGGTTGCAGATTACTTTCGCCAACGCTTTGCGTGGAACTTCGGATGTAAAGCTGGTGATGTTCATTGCTTTTATCGCTTATTTCATTATTTCACTTCCCGTAGGTTATTTCTGTGGATTTGTGATGGAATGGGGGATCGTAGGAGTCTGGATGGCGTTCCCTTTTGGACTGACAAGTGCGGGACTGATGCTTTGGTGGCGTTTTCATTACATGACGAGACTCCCCGAGCCTCCTCTTGCCACTTAA
- a CDS encoding hybrid sensor histidine kinase/response regulator produces the protein MASFRFTKLKITVGYTLLLAILLFSLVFVHREMEALSAADNQQNLRTDSLLTLLHEKDQNTIQMLRVLSEANDSLLSASEIEEIISEQDSVIIRQRVQHRVITKRDSLITAPKKKGFFKRLAEVFAPSKQDSAVLVNTSLEVATDTILQPAASKDSLQQKIRMATEEKRLQRRRTIRRTSTKYQRMNTQLTARMDSLIKQYEEEMILRARQDAELQQEVRMRSARIIGGIAVGAVLLSAFFLILIMRDISRSNRYRQQLEVANKRAEDLLVAREKLMLTITHDFKAPLGSIMGYTELLFRLTEDQRQRFYLDNMKSSSEHLLKLVSDLLDFHRLDLNKAEVNRVTFNPSQLFDEIYVSFEPLTAAKGLVLQCHVAPELNGRYISDPLRLRQIVNNLLSNAVKFTQQGGISLTAGYDSSKLTIAIADTGKGMAPEDRERIFQEFTRLSGAQGEEGFGLGLSIVKKLVALLEGTIDVQSTLGEGSCFTVILPLYPVGESIAESEPDEHENTDMTEQPAAISSMKVIRVLLIDDDQIQLNLTAAMLKQHGMDAVCCEQLEQLIEQLRTSVFDVLLTDIQMPAINGFDLVKLLRASNIPQAKTIPVIAVTARSEMDKAALHEHGFAGCLHKPFTVKELLVTINEGQLSADEAHAAEDMGTVGINFSALTAYSDDDAEAACSIVQTFIEETGKNVGQMRQALLDKDMNGITAMAHKLLPLFTLIGASKVVSLLNWLEMQRGQVFSEEVGGEVLCTFEEIQKVLKEAANWVESDDFLFGS, from the coding sequence ATGGCTTCCTTCCGTTTTACAAAGTTGAAAATAACCGTCGGTTACACTCTATTACTGGCGATTCTCCTTTTCTCGCTGGTATTTGTACATCGTGAGATGGAGGCATTGTCGGCTGCTGACAATCAACAGAATTTAAGAACAGACAGTCTGTTGACCCTTCTCCATGAGAAAGATCAAAATACGATTCAGATGTTGCGGGTGCTAAGTGAAGCAAACGACAGTCTCCTCTCTGCTTCGGAGATTGAAGAAATCATTTCCGAACAAGATTCTGTTATTATCCGGCAGCGAGTACAACATCGGGTCATTACCAAGCGTGACTCTTTAATCACTGCGCCTAAGAAAAAGGGATTCTTTAAACGACTCGCCGAGGTGTTTGCCCCTTCCAAACAAGACAGTGCCGTATTAGTTAACACATCGTTGGAAGTCGCCACCGATACCATTCTTCAACCGGCAGCTTCTAAAGACTCTCTCCAGCAGAAAATCCGCATGGCTACCGAAGAAAAACGATTGCAGCGAAGGAGGACCATCCGGCGTACCAGTACCAAATACCAGCGGATGAATACGCAGCTGACGGCACGGATGGATAGTCTGATTAAACAATATGAGGAAGAAATGATCTTGCGTGCCCGTCAGGATGCCGAACTTCAGCAGGAGGTGAGGATGCGGTCGGCGCGTATCATCGGCGGTATCGCAGTGGGTGCCGTACTGTTATCGGCTTTTTTCCTGATATTGATTATGCGGGATATCTCCCGCAGCAATCGTTACCGCCAGCAATTGGAGGTAGCAAATAAACGGGCGGAGGATTTGCTTGTCGCCCGTGAGAAATTAATGCTTACCATTACCCATGATTTCAAAGCTCCGTTGGGCTCAATTATGGGATATACCGAACTCCTGTTCCGGCTGACAGAAGATCAGCGGCAGCGTTTCTATCTCGACAATATGAAAAGCTCTTCGGAACATCTATTGAAATTGGTCAGTGACTTGCTCGACTTCCACCGGCTTGATCTCAATAAAGCGGAAGTGAATCGGGTCACCTTTAACCCCTCCCAGCTATTTGATGAAATTTATGTAAGTTTCGAACCTTTGACTGCCGCCAAAGGATTGGTCTTGCAATGTCATGTCGCTCCGGAGCTGAACGGAAGATATATCAGCGATCCTTTGCGACTCCGTCAAATAGTGAATAACCTTTTGTCCAATGCCGTGAAATTTACTCAACAGGGAGGAATTAGTCTGACGGCCGGTTATGATTCTTCCAAGTTAACCATTGCCATAGCCGATACCGGAAAAGGAATGGCGCCGGAAGATCGTGAACGGATCTTCCAAGAGTTTACACGTCTTTCCGGTGCGCAGGGGGAAGAAGGATTCGGACTCGGACTCTCTATCGTGAAGAAATTGGTTGCCTTGCTTGAGGGAACAATCGACGTACAGAGTACATTGGGTGAGGGGAGCTGTTTTACGGTCATTCTGCCTCTGTATCCCGTTGGTGAATCTATTGCAGAGAGTGAACCTGACGAACATGAAAATACGGATATGACAGAGCAACCGGCTGCGATTTCATCAATGAAAGTAATCCGTGTTCTGTTGATTGATGATGATCAGATTCAGCTGAATCTGACCGCTGCTATGTTAAAGCAACATGGTATGGATGCGGTATGTTGCGAACAGTTGGAGCAACTGATTGAACAACTTCGCACCTCCGTCTTCGATGTATTGTTGACAGATATACAAATGCCTGCCATTAACGGCTTTGATTTGGTAAAGCTATTGCGGGCTTCTAATATACCGCAAGCAAAAACAATCCCTGTCATTGCTGTGACCGCCCGCAGTGAGATGGATAAAGCTGCTTTACATGAACATGGCTTTGCCGGTTGTCTGCATAAACCGTTTACAGTAAAGGAATTGCTTGTGACGATTAATGAAGGGCAACTTTCGGCAGATGAGGCGCATGCCGCAGAGGATATGGGAACTGTCGGAATCAACTTCTCTGCACTGACTGCTTATTCTGATGACGATGCGGAAGCGGCATGCTCCATTGTTCAGACTTTTATAGAAGAGACAGGTAAGAATGTCGGGCAGATGCGGCAAGCATTGTTAGACAAAGATATGAATGGAATAACTGCTATGGCTCACAAATTACTGCCGCTTTTTACTCTGATTGGTGCATCAAAGGTTGTGTCTTTATTAAACTGGCTGGAGATGCAGCGTGGGCAAGTTTTCTCTGAGGAAGTGGGTGGAGAAGTTCTTTGTACATTTGAAGAGATTCAGAAGGTTTTGAAAGAAGCCGCAAACTGGGTTGAATCGGATGACTTTCTGTTTGGTTCATGA
- a CDS encoding sigma-54-dependent transcriptional regulator, giving the protein MMSSILIVEDDITFGMMLKTWLGKKGFEVSSVSNIARARKHIESQSVDLILSDLRLPDHEGIDLLKWMNEQNIDIPLIIMTGYADIQSAVQAMKLGARDYIAKPVNPEELLKKIAESLQTGKVSVTHNTTRSSSKRSTSVSSKDSTENHHTYLEGESDAARQLYNYVALVAPTNMSVLINGSSGTGKEYVAHRIHQLSKRNDKPFIAVDCGSIPKELAASEFFGHIKGSFTGALTDKTGAFIAANGGTIFLDEIGNLSYEVQIQLLRALQERKIRPVGSMQEISVDIRLISATNENLEQAIEKGTFREDLYHRINEFTLKMPDLKEREEDILLFANFFLDQANKELDKHLIGFDAKASQALLNYHWPGNLRQMKNIVKRATLLAQGSFITLLELGSELLETPVSGSTSMALRNEDTEKEHILKALRQTGNNKSKAAQLLNIDRKTLYNKLKLYNIDL; this is encoded by the coding sequence ATGATGAGCTCTATATTGATCGTTGAAGATGATATCACTTTTGGAATGATGCTAAAAACCTGGCTAGGCAAAAAAGGCTTTGAAGTATCATCAGTGAGTAATATTGCCCGTGCCCGGAAACATATCGAAAGCCAAAGCGTCGACCTTATTTTATCAGACTTGAGACTCCCCGACCACGAGGGCATCGATCTACTGAAATGGATGAACGAACAAAACATTGATATTCCTTTAATTATCATGACCGGTTATGCAGATATACAATCGGCTGTGCAAGCTATGAAACTGGGAGCACGTGATTATATCGCCAAACCTGTGAATCCGGAAGAATTGCTGAAAAAAATTGCAGAATCCTTACAGACCGGAAAGGTTTCGGTGACTCATAATACCACCCGATCTTCCTCTAAAAGAAGCACTTCCGTTTCATCTAAAGATTCAACAGAAAATCATCATACCTATCTGGAAGGTGAAAGTGATGCAGCCAGACAACTTTACAACTATGTAGCTCTGGTAGCTCCTACCAACATGTCCGTACTTATCAACGGTTCCAGCGGAACAGGAAAAGAATATGTGGCACACCGCATCCACCAACTCAGTAAACGAAATGACAAGCCGTTTATTGCCGTAGATTGTGGCTCTATCCCCAAAGAACTGGCGGCTTCCGAGTTTTTCGGTCATATAAAAGGTTCGTTCACAGGAGCCTTGACAGATAAGACGGGAGCTTTCATTGCTGCCAACGGCGGTACTATTTTTTTGGATGAAATCGGGAATCTCAGTTACGAGGTACAGATACAACTGCTCCGTGCCTTGCAAGAGAGAAAGATACGTCCGGTGGGCTCCATGCAGGAAATATCAGTAGACATCCGTCTGATATCCGCTACCAATGAAAATCTGGAACAAGCCATCGAAAAAGGAACTTTCCGTGAGGATCTTTATCACCGTATCAATGAATTTACGTTAAAGATGCCTGACCTGAAAGAGAGAGAAGAGGACATTCTGCTCTTTGCAAATTTCTTCCTTGATCAGGCAAACAAGGAACTGGACAAGCATCTGATAGGCTTTGATGCAAAAGCATCACAGGCTTTACTGAACTATCATTGGCCGGGTAACTTACGTCAAATGAAAAATATCGTGAAAAGGGCGACCTTACTGGCACAAGGAAGCTTCATCACTCTTCTTGAACTTGGGAGCGAACTTCTGGAGACTCCGGTATCCGGTAGCACAAGCATGGCATTACGCAATGAAGATACCGAAAAGGAACATATTCTGAAAGCATTGCGCCAAACCGGAAATAATAAGAGCAAAGCTGCACAGTTACTGAATATTGACCGGAAGACATTATATAATAAACTGAAATTATATAATATCGATTTGTAG
- a CDS encoding M16 family metallopeptidase — translation MKINRHILDNGLRLVHSQDESTQMVALNILYNVGARDEDPEHTGFAHLFEHLMFGGSVNIPDYDIPLQLAGGENNAWTNNDITNYYLTVPRQNVETGFWLESDRMLSLDFSDRSLEVQRGVVMEEFKQRCLNQPYGDVGHLLRPLAYRVHPYQWPTIGKKLSHIANATLDEVKRFFFRFYAPNNAILAVTGNISFEETVALTEKWFASIPRREVPLRNLLQEPEQTEERRLTVERNVPLDSLFMAYHMPGHHHPDYYAFDILSDILSNGRSSRLNQRLVQQKQLFSSIDAYISGSVDAGLFHICGKPSAGVTLEQAEAAVREELDRLQQEPVDGQELEKVKNKFESTQIFGNINYLNVATNLAWHELLGRAEDMEKEVDCYRSVTAEQLQRVAQSAFRKENGVILYYKSK, via the coding sequence ATGAAAATAAACAGGCATATTCTTGATAATGGGTTACGTCTGGTACATTCGCAGGACGAAAGTACGCAGATGGTTGCCCTTAATATATTATATAATGTAGGAGCTCGCGACGAAGATCCCGAGCATACCGGTTTTGCCCATCTGTTCGAACACCTGATGTTCGGAGGGTCGGTGAATATTCCCGATTATGATATACCGCTTCAATTGGCGGGTGGAGAAAATAATGCCTGGACGAACAATGATATAACCAATTACTACCTCACTGTACCTCGTCAGAATGTAGAAACCGGCTTTTGGTTGGAGTCCGACCGGATGTTGAGCCTTGATTTCAGTGACCGGAGTCTGGAAGTGCAGCGGGGGGTGGTAATGGAAGAATTCAAGCAACGTTGTCTGAACCAGCCTTATGGAGATGTAGGGCATCTTTTACGTCCTTTGGCTTATCGGGTGCATCCTTATCAGTGGCCTACTATCGGGAAAAAATTGTCGCATATTGCCAATGCTACATTGGATGAAGTGAAGAGATTCTTTTTCCGTTTTTATGCTCCCAATAATGCTATATTGGCTGTGACCGGTAATATCTCTTTTGAGGAAACAGTCGCTTTGACGGAGAAATGGTTCGCTTCTATTCCTCGGCGGGAAGTTCCTTTGCGGAATCTCCTTCAAGAACCGGAGCAGACGGAAGAACGCCGGCTGACAGTGGAGAGAAATGTTCCTCTCGACTCCCTGTTTATGGCTTATCATATGCCCGGTCATCACCATCCGGACTATTATGCATTCGATATCCTGTCGGATATATTGAGTAACGGCCGTTCCAGCCGTTTGAATCAGCGTTTGGTGCAACAGAAGCAGTTGTTCTCTAGCATAGACGCTTATATTTCCGGCAGTGTAGATGCGGGATTGTTCCATATTTGCGGAAAGCCTTCGGCGGGTGTTACCCTTGAGCAGGCTGAGGCAGCGGTGAGGGAAGAACTGGATCGGCTGCAACAAGAACCGGTTGACGGACAGGAATTGGAGAAAGTGAAGAATAAATTTGAGTCTACCCAGATATTCGGCAACATTAATTATTTGAATGTAGCAACCAACCTGGCCTGGCACGAACTGCTCGGACGGGCGGAAGACATGGAAAAAGAGGTGGATTGTTATCGCTCTGTCACAGCGGAGCAATTGCAAAGGGTGGCGCAATCTGCTTTCCGGAAGGAGAATGGAGTTATACTTTACTATAAAAGTAAATGA